One genomic segment of Ignavibacteriota bacterium includes these proteins:
- the aroB gene encoding 3-dehydroquinate synthase, producing MKKIKINIPNNEYEVFLGKNIFPNIINFLKDKNLYQDYFLVIDKNVNKFYSKVIDDAFSSSEKKVKKIIVESTEKNKNFDSVQKIHSELIKNNFGRDSIIIAIGGGIIGDVAGFAASTYMRGINYVQIPTTLLASVDSSVGGKTGINFESTKNIIGTFYQPKFVLIDTKFFSTLPNDEIICGLGEIVKYAFLIDKNFYKFVKENINKIISNDDEIISKVIFTSVKFKGSVVTNDEKESGIRKILNLGHTFAHAFEVQQNHKLKHGQAVIVGITCALYLSKKINLIEEKYFYEYLNFLLQFSDKIKLSKVDNEKIFSVMQKDKKNRDNKIKLVLLNSVGTILTDISVESQLINQSISEAIVHF from the coding sequence TTGAAAAAAATAAAAATTAATATTCCGAATAATGAATACGAAGTTTTTCTTGGTAAAAATATTTTTCCAAATATTATAAATTTTTTAAAAGATAAAAATCTCTATCAAGATTATTTTTTAGTAATTGATAAAAATGTTAATAAATTTTACTCAAAAGTAATTGATGACGCATTTTCATCTTCAGAAAAAAAAGTAAAAAAAATAATTGTTGAATCAACCGAGAAAAATAAAAATTTTGATTCCGTTCAAAAAATTCATTCAGAACTAATTAAGAATAATTTTGGTAGAGATTCTATAATAATTGCAATTGGCGGCGGAATTATTGGCGATGTTGCCGGATTTGCTGCTTCAACGTATATGCGCGGAATTAATTATGTTCAAATTCCCACAACACTTCTTGCTTCAGTAGATAGTTCGGTCGGTGGAAAAACGGGAATAAATTTTGAGAGCACAAAAAACATTATCGGCACTTTTTATCAGCCAAAATTTGTTTTAATTGATACAAAATTTTTCAGCACATTGCCCAATGATGAAATAATTTGCGGTTTGGGTGAAATTGTAAAATATGCATTTTTGATCGATAAAAATTTCTACAAATTCGTAAAAGAAAATATTAATAAAATTATTTCTAATGATGATGAAATAATTAGTAAAGTAATTTTCACATCCGTAAAATTTAAAGGAAGCGTTGTTACCAACGATGAAAAAGAAAGCGGAATTAGAAAAATTTTAAATTTGGGTCACACTTTTGCACACGCTTTTGAAGTTCAGCAAAATCATAAATTAAAACACGGACAAGCCGTAATTGTTGGGATTACTTGCGCGTTATATCTTTCCAAAAAAATAAATCTAATTGAAGAAAAATATTTTTATGAATATTTAAATTTCCTTTTACAATTTTCCGATAAAATAAAACTTTCCAAAGTTGATAATGAAAAAATTTTTAGTGTGATGCAAAAAGATAAAAAGAATAGAGATAACAAAATAAAATTAGTATTGCTGAATAGTGTTGGAACAATCCTTACCGATATTAGTGTTGAGTCGCAATTAATTAACCAATCAATTTCAGAAGCAATTGTACATTTCTAA
- a CDS encoding family 10 glycosylhydrolase, with the protein MKIFLILQVIISINIFAQIPRETRAVWLTTNLKLDWPPNTTDEEYQKKTLRDMFKTIKEKNFNTVYFQVRSNGTVMYNSEIEPFSPYITGTVGKIPSYDPLQYAIELGKEFNLEVHAWVNMIRCFTGNDEKISKHPKHVKSAHPNWVVKYSENGSTSYWLNPGIEDVQNYLVDIMIELTTKYDIDGIHLDFFRYPGSDFSDEKYFKRNGSNISKDDWRRNNLTTILRKFKDAAKPINPYLKVGIAPIGIRKNLVGATGWEGYSSVYQDSEIWLKENLVDYLVPQIYWGFNKNPKFDVLAKDWVEKSYNKNIILGLGAYKEDVIPQLNKMIEYARNIGAAGVSFFRYEHIDNTKKYYTDIAFPAEMPWKVLDNSEPIENLICEVEEISPKEIVLSWDNNHALKTPNQIRFYVLYDNTDQKTIARIISLDKRQAKLKFSNPTKLSFNYNIGKIDRLWNEVNFSNPVLVKVPFLEKLKEESAISISPILLKQNEDEFLLSVHSFEKQKAKVGILTKENIYKEIEFEFELGENIIKLSENLEEIESIKIIFLSDKREEILNTI; encoded by the coding sequence TTGAAAATTTTTTTAATTCTCCAAGTAATTATTTCAATAAATATATTTGCGCAAATACCAAGAGAAACCCGCGCAGTTTGGCTTACAACAAATCTTAAATTGGATTGGCCTCCAAACACAACAGATGAAGAATATCAGAAAAAAACTCTTCGCGATATGTTTAAAACTATAAAAGAAAAAAATTTCAATACAGTTTATTTCCAAGTGAGAAGTAATGGAACGGTAATGTATAATTCCGAAATCGAACCCTTCTCGCCGTATATAACCGGGACGGTCGGCAAAATTCCTTCATATGATCCGTTGCAATATGCAATAGAACTTGGTAAAGAATTTAATTTGGAAGTTCACGCTTGGGTAAATATGATAAGATGTTTCACCGGAAATGATGAAAAAATTTCTAAACATCCTAAGCATGTAAAAAGTGCACATCCAAATTGGGTTGTAAAATATTCTGAAAACGGATCAACATCTTATTGGCTAAATCCCGGAATTGAAGATGTTCAAAATTATCTTGTCGATATAATGATTGAGCTTACAACTAAATATGATATCGACGGAATTCATTTAGATTTTTTTAGATATCCGGGAAGTGATTTTTCTGATGAAAAATATTTTAAGCGAAACGGTTCTAATATTTCTAAAGATGATTGGCGAAGAAATAATTTAACAACTATTTTAAGAAAGTTTAAAGATGCGGCTAAACCAATAAATCCATATTTAAAAGTTGGAATTGCTCCAATTGGAATTAGAAAAAATTTAGTTGGTGCAACTGGTTGGGAAGGATATTCAAGTGTTTATCAAGATTCTGAAATTTGGCTAAAAGAAAATTTAGTTGATTATTTAGTTCCGCAAATTTATTGGGGATTTAATAAAAATCCCAAATTTGATGTTTTAGCAAAAGATTGGGTTGAGAAATCTTACAATAAAAATATTATTCTTGGATTGGGAGCGTACAAAGAAGATGTAATTCCGCAATTAAATAAAATGATTGAATACGCTAGAAATATTGGAGCAGCCGGAGTTTCATTTTTTAGATATGAACATATTGATAATACAAAAAAATATTATACTGATATTGCTTTTCCGGCTGAAATGCCGTGGAAAGTTTTGGATAATTCCGAGCCGATTGAAAATTTAATTTGTGAAGTTGAAGAAATTTCACCCAAAGAAATAGTTTTAAGCTGGGATAATAATCATGCTTTAAAAACTCCCAACCAAATTAGATTTTATGTTTTATACGATAATACTGATCAAAAAACTATTGCAAGAATTATTTCATTAGATAAGCGGCAAGCAAAATTAAAATTTTCAAATCCTACAAAATTATCATTCAATTATAATATTGGAAAAATTGATAGACTTTGGAACGAAGTTAATTTCTCTAATCCAGTATTGGTTAAAGTGCCGTTTTTAGAAAAGTTAAAAGAAGAATCTGCAATTAGTATTTCTCCAATTTTATTAAAACAAAATGAAGATGAATTTTTATTATCAGTTCACTCATTTGAAAAACAAAAAGCAAAAGTTGGAATTTTAACAAAAGAAAATATTTACAAGGAAATTGAGTTTGAATTTGAACTTGGTGAAAACATTATAAAATTAAGTGAAAATTTAGAAGAAATAGAATCAATTAAGATTATTTTTCTTAGTGATAAAAGGGAAGAAATTTTAAATACAATTTAA
- the uvrA gene encoding excinuclease ABC subunit UvrA: MEEKNNSNIINKIILKGAREHNLKNINLEIQKNQLVVFTGVSGSGKSSLVFDTIYAEGQRRFVESLSSYARQFLERMNKPDLDFIYGISPAVAIEQKTGARNPRSTVGTSTEIYDYLRLLFARIGITYCFECGNIVKKDSVATITQWLEEKDEETKFYLAFPMHKHEGRNVAEELSHLVKKGFYRIFNKNKLIDLNSSETLPKKKDDIFVVIERFKIKQGRVRELLASSIEITLKEGEGKLTIINADTNELKHFNNQYECCGIKYSEPEPRFFSFNNPYGACPVCQGFGKTIGIDMEKVIPNPDLTILEGAIAPWRTPKFSKYLRDLIRVAKENKIPISIPFRQLSEVQLNNIMSGFDKFIGIDPFFKKLEQKTYQMHIRILLSKYRGYTTCSSCKGSRLRKEALQIKIKFKSMLDIVKMPINKLYEFFEELELTNYENEIAGSVLKEIQKRLKFLNDVGLSYLTLDRLSSTLSGGETQRINLATSLGSALIGTLYVLDEPSIGLHPRDNGKLISILKSLRDIGNTVLVVEHDEEMMREADYIFDIGPKAGKNGGEIIANGTYQEIIENEKSLTGLYLSGNKKIPLPEKRNSEETIKIKITGAAENNLKNLDVEIPLQKFVTITGVSGSGKSTLVHDIIYGGIAKMLGKNPDKIGKYKTLEGILSIEEIEIVDQSPIGKSPRSNPISYVKGYEIIRDIFASTPQARLRGYKPGFFSFNVDGGRCDTCKGDGFVKIEMQFLADLYLECDDCKGTRFKKELREVTYKGKNIVDVLNFTVDEAVEFFSGNDRILTYLKTLQDVGLGYIHLGQPSNTLSGGEAQRIKLAKHLISQQKNNHTLFIFDEPTTGLHFDDIDKLLKCFNVLVENKNSVIIIEHNLDVIKCADYVIDLGPDAGDKGGEVVAVGTPEEIAMNEKSITGKYLRHYLN, from the coding sequence ATGGAAGAAAAAAATAATTCAAATATTATAAATAAAATTATTCTTAAAGGTGCAAGAGAACATAATCTTAAGAATATAAATCTGGAAATTCAAAAGAATCAGTTGGTTGTTTTTACCGGAGTTAGCGGAAGCGGAAAATCTTCGTTAGTGTTTGATACAATTTACGCCGAAGGTCAAAGAAGATTTGTTGAAAGTCTTTCTTCTTACGCAAGACAGTTTCTTGAAAGAATGAACAAACCCGATTTGGATTTTATTTATGGAATTTCTCCGGCAGTTGCTATTGAACAAAAAACCGGCGCAAGAAATCCAAGATCAACAGTTGGAACTTCAACAGAAATTTATGATTATCTGCGTTTGCTTTTTGCACGTATCGGAATTACATATTGTTTTGAATGTGGAAATATTGTAAAAAAAGATTCGGTTGCAACAATAACACAATGGCTTGAAGAAAAAGATGAAGAAACAAAATTTTATCTTGCATTCCCAATGCATAAACACGAGGGTAGAAATGTTGCAGAAGAATTAAGTCATTTAGTTAAAAAAGGATTTTACAGAATATTTAATAAAAATAAATTAATTGATTTAAATTCTTCTGAAACTTTACCCAAAAAGAAAGACGATATTTTTGTAGTAATAGAAAGATTTAAAATTAAACAAGGAAGAGTTAGAGAGCTACTCGCTTCATCAATAGAAATAACGTTAAAAGAAGGTGAAGGCAAATTAACAATTATAAATGCGGATACAAATGAGTTGAAGCATTTTAATAATCAATATGAATGCTGCGGAATAAAATACAGTGAACCCGAACCGAGATTTTTTTCTTTTAATAATCCTTATGGCGCTTGTCCGGTTTGCCAAGGTTTTGGAAAGACAATCGGCATCGATATGGAAAAAGTAATTCCAAATCCCGATTTAACAATTCTTGAAGGAGCAATCGCTCCATGGCGAACTCCAAAATTCAGCAAATATTTAAGAGATTTAATTCGCGTTGCTAAGGAAAATAAAATTCCAATAAGTATTCCATTCCGACAATTATCAGAAGTTCAGTTAAATAATATTATGAGCGGTTTTGATAAATTTATTGGCATTGATCCATTTTTCAAAAAACTTGAGCAGAAAACTTATCAAATGCATATTAGAATTTTGTTAAGCAAATATAGGGGCTATACAACTTGCTCATCTTGCAAAGGTTCAAGATTAAGAAAAGAAGCGCTTCAAATAAAAATAAAGTTTAAATCAATGCTGGATATTGTGAAAATGCCAATAAATAAACTTTATGAATTTTTTGAAGAATTAGAGTTAACGAATTACGAAAATGAAATTGCGGGAAGCGTATTAAAAGAAATTCAAAAAAGATTAAAATTTTTAAATGATGTTGGATTGAGCTATTTAACATTAGACAGATTGAGCAGCACACTTTCCGGTGGTGAAACACAAAGAATAAATTTAGCAACATCTCTCGGCTCTGCGTTAATTGGAACTTTATACGTTTTGGATGAACCGAGCATTGGACTTCATCCAAGAGATAACGGAAAATTAATTAGTATTTTAAAATCTTTACGTGATATTGGTAATACAGTTTTAGTTGTTGAACATGATGAAGAAATGATGAGAGAAGCAGATTATATTTTTGATATTGGTCCAAAAGCCGGAAAAAACGGCGGTGAAATTATTGCAAACGGAACTTATCAAGAAATTATTGAAAATGAAAAATCGCTTACCGGGCTTTATCTTTCCGGCAATAAAAAAATTCCCTTGCCGGAAAAAAGAAATTCGGAAGAAACAATAAAAATTAAAATTACCGGAGCCGCAGAAAATAATCTTAAAAATTTAGATGTAGAAATTCCTTTGCAAAAATTTGTAACAATTACCGGAGTCAGCGGCTCGGGAAAATCCACTTTGGTGCATGATATAATTTATGGCGGAATTGCAAAAATGTTAGGCAAAAATCCCGATAAAATTGGTAAGTACAAAACATTGGAGGGAATTTTATCAATTGAAGAAATTGAAATTGTTGATCAATCGCCGATTGGAAAATCGCCAAGATCAAATCCAATTAGTTATGTAAAAGGTTATGAAATTATTAGAGATATTTTTGCATCAACTCCGCAAGCAAGATTAAGAGGTTATAAACCCGGATTTTTTTCATTCAATGTTGATGGCGGAAGATGCGATACATGTAAAGGTGATGGGTTTGTGAAAATTGAAATGCAGTTTTTAGCGGATCTTTATCTTGAATGCGATGATTGCAAAGGTACAAGATTTAAAAAAGAACTTAGAGAAGTTACTTATAAGGGAAAAAATATTGTTGATGTTTTAAACTTTACGGTTGATGAAGCCGTAGAATTTTTTTCCGGAAATGATAGGATTTTAACTTATTTAAAAACTCTGCAAGATGTTGGTTTGGGTTATATCCATCTTGGACAGCCTTCAAATACTTTGTCCGGCGGGGAAGCGCAAAGAATAAAACTTGCAAAGCATTTGATTTCACAGCAGAAAAATAATCACACACTTTTTATTTTTGATGAACCAACAACCGGTTTGCATTTTGATGATATCGATAAATTATTAAAATGTTTTAATGTTCTTGTTGAAAATAAAAATTCGGTAATTATAATAGAACATAATTTAGACGTAATAAAATGTGCGGATTACGTTATAGATTTGGGTCCGGATGCCGGTGATAAAGGCGGAGAAGTTGTTGCCGTTGGAACTCCGGAAGAAATTGCGATGAATGAAAAATCAATTACGGGAAAATATTTACGTCATTATTTGAATTAG
- a CDS encoding MCE family protein, with translation MLKQLEGAKLGLFIFLGTVLLVIAIFLIGSKESLFTDSIYVKTYFDNVEGLRTGAAVRLNGLNVGSVSDVKLMEVNQYRVEVTMRISEDVKEFIRLDSEAGIETEGIIGSKIVIITPGSKENATIENGGVILSKAPVNMSQIIAETQSIMGFMKDLTKELSEVMGKVNAGEGTIGKLVNDKELYTETVTIVKSADVALNIMVDRLEKMSGFIIGLGTNVENIVGNVDSAAIDLRNLIGRIEKGQGALGALLSDESVYDSIKTIVSNLTNTTQNAKIGADAFAENMEALKHNWLFKNYFEQRGYWSRPEFEEKINNQLKSIEEQNKKLDIKIKELRELEEELSSKKL, from the coding sequence ATGTTAAAGCAATTGGAAGGTGCAAAACTTGGACTATTCATTTTCTTAGGAACTGTTCTTTTGGTTATTGCAATTTTCCTTATTGGAAGCAAAGAATCATTATTTACAGATAGTATTTATGTAAAAACTTATTTTGATAATGTTGAAGGATTGCGAACCGGCGCAGCCGTTAGATTAAACGGACTTAACGTTGGAAGTGTAAGTGATGTTAAGTTGATGGAAGTAAATCAATACCGTGTTGAAGTTACTATGAGAATCAGCGAAGATGTTAAAGAATTTATAAGATTAGATAGTGAAGCCGGAATTGAAACCGAAGGAATTATTGGAAGTAAAATTGTAATAATTACGCCCGGATCAAAAGAAAATGCAACAATTGAAAATGGTGGAGTTATACTTTCAAAAGCTCCGGTTAATATGTCGCAAATAATTGCGGAAACTCAAAGTATAATGGGCTTTATGAAAGATTTAACAAAAGAACTTTCCGAAGTAATGGGTAAAGTAAATGCCGGTGAAGGAACTATTGGTAAATTAGTTAATGATAAAGAACTTTATACCGAAACAGTAACAATAGTAAAATCTGCTGATGTTGCTTTGAACATTATGGTTGATAGATTGGAAAAAATGTCAGGATTTATAATCGGACTTGGAACCAACGTTGAAAATATTGTTGGAAATGTTGATAGTGCTGCAATTGATTTAAGAAATTTAATTGGCAGAATTGAAAAAGGTCAAGGTGCGCTTGGTGCATTATTATCCGACGAAAGTGTTTATGACTCGATAAAAACAATTGTTTCCAATTTAACAAATACAACACAAAATGCTAAAATTGGTGCTGATGCTTTTGCGGAAAATATGGAAGCACTAAAACACAATTGGTTATTTAAAAATTATTTTGAACAAAGAGGTTATTGGAGTCGCCCGGAATTTGAAGAAAAAATTAATAATCAATTAAAAAGTATTGAAGAACAAAATAAAAAGTTAGATATAAAAATAAAAGAACTAAGAGAATTAGAAGAAGAATTGTCATCAAAGAAATTATAG
- a CDS encoding ATP-binding cassette domain-containing protein, with translation MADVNYIIRIENLSKKFGDKIVLDNISLNVEKSENLVVFGRSGTGKSVLLKCIVGLLKPDNGKIFIKDKEVTSLSSKELNKVRKFTSFLFQGAALYDSMTVRENLKFSLQRNVEISNQDADKKIIKTLEMVSLVDAIDKMPSELSGGMKKRIGLARSIITDPEIMFYDEPTTGLDPISSKEISELILELQKQLKMTSIIVTHDLNCANIISDRNIFLKDGKIAYQGKIEELSHSEDKFLKNFFSNQIVE, from the coding sequence ATGGCCGATGTAAATTATATTATCCGAATTGAAAATCTGAGCAAAAAATTTGGCGATAAAATTGTTCTTGATAATATTTCGCTCAATGTAGAAAAAAGTGAAAACCTTGTTGTATTTGGAAGAAGCGGAACCGGGAAAAGTGTTTTACTAAAATGCATAGTTGGATTATTAAAACCGGATAATGGAAAAATATTTATTAAGGATAAAGAAGTCACATCGCTTTCTTCAAAAGAATTGAATAAGGTAAGAAAATTTACAAGTTTTCTTTTTCAAGGTGCAGCTCTTTATGATTCAATGACCGTGCGGGAAAATTTAAAATTTTCACTTCAAAGAAATGTTGAAATTTCAAATCAAGATGCAGATAAAAAAATTATAAAAACTTTAGAAATGGTTTCGCTCGTAGATGCAATTGATAAAATGCCATCAGAGCTTTCCGGCGGAATGAAAAAAAGAATTGGTTTGGCAAGATCAATTATTACTGATCCGGAAATTATGTTTTACGATGAACCAACAACCGGATTAGATCCAATTTCATCTAAAGAAATAAGTGAATTAATTTTGGAATTACAGAAGCAGTTAAAAATGACATCAATAATAGTTACGCATGATTTAAACTGTGCAAATATTATTTCCGATAGAAATATATTTCTTAAAGACGGCAAAATTGCTTATCAAGGAAAAATTGAAGAATTATCACATTCGGAAGATAAATTCCTTAAAAATTTTTTTAGTAATCAAATAGTTGAGTAA
- a CDS encoding ABC transporter permease — protein MNLPNHINKKDLNFRELLYNFFVTVTGLTIFNWEILKQAFVPPYEIPEIKKHMNELGIKTFPIVSITGFVIGLVIVMQSEPVFVRFGASDFLPGASALSIVRELAPVITALIFAGRVSSGIGAELGSMRVTEQIDAMEVSAINPFKYLVVTRVIATTMILPILTVYVIFLAIGGGFFALTLSQGMNFEYYKNAVVDSVKFGDLIPSISKTFVFGYITGIVGCYKGYIADGGTEGVGKASTTAVVLASLIILLFDTVLVKISLMIWPM, from the coding sequence ATGAATCTTCCGAACCATATAAATAAAAAAGATTTAAATTTCCGCGAATTATTGTATAATTTTTTTGTTACTGTAACCGGATTAACAATTTTTAATTGGGAAATATTAAAGCAAGCATTTGTTCCGCCGTATGAAATTCCGGAAATAAAAAAACACATGAATGAATTGGGAATTAAAACATTTCCAATTGTAAGTATTACGGGATTTGTAATCGGTTTAGTTATTGTGATGCAAAGTGAACCGGTATTTGTCAGATTCGGTGCATCCGATTTTCTTCCCGGCGCTTCAGCACTTTCCATTGTTCGGGAATTAGCTCCGGTAATTACGGCATTAATTTTTGCCGGAAGAGTAAGCTCCGGAATTGGTGCAGAGCTCGGTTCAATGCGTGTAACCGAACAAATTGATGCAATGGAAGTTTCAGCAATTAATCCATTTAAATATTTAGTTGTAACAAGAGTTATTGCAACAACAATGATTCTTCCAATATTAACTGTGTATGTTATTTTTCTTGCAATCGGCGGAGGCTTTTTTGCATTAACACTTTCGCAAGGAATGAATTTTGAATATTATAAAAACGCAGTTGTGGATAGCGTAAAATTCGGTGATTTAATTCCAAGCATTTCTAAAACTTTTGTGTTTGGTTATATTACCGGAATTGTTGGATGTTACAAAGGTTATATTGCAGATGGCGGAACCGAAGGAGTTGGTAAAGCATCAACAACAGCAGTAGTTTTGGCGTCATTAATTATTTTATTATTTGATACTGTTTTAGTAAAAATTTCTTTAATGATATGGCCGATGTAA
- a CDS encoding YraN family protein, whose translation MENNKKETGDRGENIATDFLAEKGFEIIEKNYHFGHGEIDIIAKDKNILVFVEVKTRKNLEFGEPELAVTKNKQRQIRKIAEAYLYEKNIKDTDCRIDVIGILLNKNLPPKITYIENAF comes from the coding sequence ATGGAAAATAATAAAAAAGAAACCGGTGATAGAGGCGAAAATATAGCAACTGATTTTCTTGCCGAAAAAGGTTTTGAAATTATTGAAAAAAATTATCATTTCGGTCACGGTGAAATTGATATTATTGCAAAGGATAAAAATATTTTGGTTTTTGTTGAAGTTAAAACTCGTAAAAATTTGGAATTTGGTGAACCCGAATTAGCTGTTACAAAAAATAAACAGAGACAAATTAGAAAAATTGCCGAAGCATATTTGTATGAAAAAAATATTAAAGATACTGATTGCAGAATTGATGTAATTGGAATTTTACTTAATAAAAATCTTCCTCCTAAAATAACTTATATTGAAAATGCTTTTTAG
- a CDS encoding ribonuclease HII translates to MILEKNKIFDLQFILDKNYFLAGIDEAGRGPLAGPVVAAAVIFEKEVFIPGVNDSKQLSENLRESLDKLIKEKAISFAYGIVDEKEIDRINILQATLKAMKIAVENLKTKPNLIIIDGNKSFNSKIPTKTIVKGDAKSFSIAAASILAKVKRDEIMKNAAISFPQYYWDKNKGYGTKQHIDAIKKHSYSPLHRITFLKNIIQNNQETLL, encoded by the coding sequence ATGATTTTGGAAAAAAATAAAATATTTGATCTGCAATTTATTTTAGATAAGAATTATTTCCTTGCCGGAATTGATGAAGCTGGTCGCGGACCATTAGCTGGACCGGTAGTTGCAGCAGCAGTAATTTTTGAAAAAGAAGTTTTTATTCCCGGTGTAAATGATTCAAAACAACTTTCAGAAAATTTGAGAGAAAGTTTAGATAAATTAATAAAAGAAAAAGCAATCAGTTTTGCGTATGGAATTGTTGATGAAAAAGAAATTGATAGAATTAATATTCTTCAAGCAACTTTAAAGGCAATGAAAATTGCAGTTGAAAATCTGAAAACAAAACCAAATTTAATTATCATTGATGGGAACAAATCATTCAATTCTAAAATTCCAACTAAAACAATTGTGAAAGGAGATGCAAAATCTTTCTCAATTGCGGCAGCTTCAATTTTGGCAAAAGTTAAAAGAGATGAAATAATGAAAAATGCTGCAATTAGTTTCCCGCAATATTATTGGGATAAAAACAAAGGTTATGGAACAAAACAGCACATTGATGCAATTAAAAAACATAGTTATTCTCCTTTGCATAGAATTACGTTTTTAAAAAATATAATTCAAAATAATCAAGAAACATTACTTTAA
- a CDS encoding geranylgeranylglycerol-phosphate geranylgeranyltransferase — MKIFLAIIKISRPINFLITFIVVISSAIISSEDFYVSQNIFFAAFSASLIAAAGNIINDIFDYNIDLINRPERPLPSNEISINFAIILYIIFTAGGLFLSYSVSWDLFFIAILVSLILLLYSYLLKRIILLGNLTVAFCTALAFIYGGIAVNNLQAAIIPALFAFLVNLIREIVKDVEDQKGDLENNIITFPLKFGMKSTKIFLSFLIIVLILFTFYPFVNSIYKIEYFIIVLFSVNLILAYVLKLILKNNFENKISQISHLLKLSMLFGLIAILAG; from the coding sequence ATGAAAATATTTTTGGCAATAATAAAAATTTCTCGACCAATAAATTTTCTCATAACATTTATTGTTGTAATTTCATCCGCAATAATTTCTTCAGAAGATTTTTATGTTTCTCAAAATATTTTTTTTGCGGCTTTTTCAGCATCATTAATTGCGGCAGCTGGAAATATAATTAATGATATCTTTGATTATAATATTGATTTAATTAATCGTCCAGAGAGACCGCTTCCTTCAAATGAAATCTCAATAAACTTTGCAATTATTTTATATATAATATTTACCGCTGGTGGATTATTTTTATCTTATTCAGTTTCATGGGATTTATTCTTTATTGCAATTTTGGTAAGTCTAATTTTACTTCTTTATTCATATTTATTAAAAAGAATAATTCTCCTTGGAAATTTAACAGTCGCTTTTTGTACGGCATTGGCATTTATTTATGGCGGAATTGCGGTTAATAATTTACAAGCCGCAATTATTCCGGCATTGTTTGCATTCTTAGTAAATTTAATTCGAGAAATTGTAAAAGATGTTGAAGATCAAAAAGGTGATTTGGAAAATAATATAATTACTTTTCCATTAAAATTTGGAATGAAATCAACTAAAATATTTTTGTCATTTCTCATAATTGTTTTAATTCTATTTACATTTTATCCATTTGTAAATTCCATTTACAAAATTGAGTATTTTATTATTGTACTTTTTTCTGTTAATTTAATTTTGGCGTATGTATTAAAACTTATACTAAAAAATAATTTTGAAAATAAAATATCTCAAATAAGCCATTTACTAAAACTCAGCATGTTGTTTGGATTGATTGCAATTTTAGCTGGATGA